From Deinococcus cellulosilyticus NBRC 106333 = KACC 11606, a single genomic window includes:
- a CDS encoding type II toxin-antitoxin system HigB family toxin, translating into MNVVSKHKLREFWAIHPEAEQALTEWYNRLRKSTPFNFAQLKDLFNAADFDTPHTIFDVGGNKYRVIAIIDYTGQFTKIRHVFTHKEYDIWSEKKRKGKVED; encoded by the coding sequence ATGAATGTGGTCAGCAAACATAAACTCCGCGAGTTCTGGGCAATCCACCCCGAGGCCGAACAAGCCCTCACCGAGTGGTACAACCGCCTCCGCAAGAGCACCCCCTTCAACTTCGCCCAGCTCAAAGACCTCTTCAACGCCGCAGACTTCGACACCCCTCACACCATCTTCGATGTCGGCGGCAACAAGTACCGGGTGATCGCAATCATCGACTACACCGGGCAGTTCACCAAAATCCGGCATGTCTTCACCCACAAGGAATACGACATCTGGAGCGAGAAAAAAAGAAAAGGAAAGGTGGAGGACTGA
- a CDS encoding serine/threonine protein kinase, whose protein sequence is MGQIFNERWEVIESLSEGGQAHTFVVNDRTGSADIRYVLKRLKNTKRLGRFQTEIDTIRSINSPYVIRILDFQTEGEKPFYVTDYYVDGTLAEVTDVFAEDVLLALKIFKNICKGIMAAHEQGIIHRDIKPENILFIRAENRPVVADFGLAYIENDARHTLLEEVVGPRFFIAPEMEDGRSDLVTPATDIYSLGKLLYWMLSGGKKFSREQHREVNFNLENINSRFSHVNAVLDRCIAHAPSARFTSVQELIKAIDQILIALQGYFNAPELDAPKLCRNCGRGYYRLIVNDNHNDAKTFGFTPYGGSQWLIYVCDQCANVSIFRPDLMRKRRR, encoded by the coding sequence ATGGGACAGATTTTCAATGAACGCTGGGAAGTGATCGAAAGTTTAAGTGAAGGCGGTCAGGCCCACACCTTTGTGGTAAACGACAGAACAGGATCAGCTGACATCCGTTACGTCCTCAAGCGCTTGAAGAACACCAAGCGTCTTGGTCGCTTTCAAACGGAAATTGACACCATCCGATCCATCAATTCCCCTTATGTGATCAGAATTCTGGATTTCCAGACAGAAGGTGAGAAACCTTTTTATGTCACCGACTACTATGTAGATGGCACCCTCGCAGAGGTCACCGATGTTTTCGCTGAAGATGTCCTGCTCGCATTGAAAATCTTTAAGAACATCTGCAAAGGCATCATGGCAGCACACGAGCAGGGAATCATTCACCGTGACATCAAGCCTGAAAACATCCTCTTCATTCGAGCAGAGAACAGACCTGTTGTGGCAGACTTTGGTCTCGCCTACATTGAAAATGACGCGCGTCACACTTTGCTTGAAGAAGTGGTCGGACCAAGGTTCTTCATCGCTCCTGAAATGGAAGATGGCCGATCAGATCTGGTGACTCCTGCCACGGACATCTACTCTCTGGGGAAACTGCTGTACTGGATGTTGAGTGGAGGTAAGAAATTCAGCCGCGAACAGCACCGAGAGGTCAATTTCAATCTGGAAAACATCAACTCTCGTTTCTCACACGTCAATGCTGTGCTTGACCGGTGCATCGCACATGCTCCCTCTGCACGATTTACGTCCGTTCAGGAGCTCATCAAAGCCATCGATCAAATCCTCATTGCTTTGCAGGGATACTTCAATGCCCCAGAATTGGATGCACCCAAACTGTGTCGCAATTGCGGGAGAGGGTATTACCGTCTGATAGTTAATGACAATCATAACGATGCGAAAACTTTTGGGTTTACGCCATATGGTGGAAGCCAGTGGTTGATCTACGTTTGCGATCAGTGTGCCAATGTTTCAATTTTCCGCCCTGATTTAATGAGAAAGCGTAGACGGTGA
- a CDS encoding WapI family immunity protein: MQLMTGQISLELTVLGYQFPEATDFYDANWLMVQLQMGTPWGLWTRVDPCLEVREAQRLLNWFQELERNFDFIAGWGTGHLDTSECFTEPNLEFKARGGQLIARFEGTVALEISFSHEFLPPFASELPYYADPDEEQVQQVYLRFYLTREQLKTLISQWQQDLAPFPERYSLDN; the protein is encoded by the coding sequence ATGCAATTGATGACAGGTCAAATTTCGCTTGAACTGACGGTCCTTGGGTATCAGTTTCCCGAAGCTACAGATTTTTATGATGCCAATTGGTTGATGGTTCAGCTTCAGATGGGTACGCCCTGGGGACTGTGGACGAGGGTGGATCCGTGCCTGGAGGTTCGTGAGGCCCAAAGGCTACTGAATTGGTTCCAGGAATTGGAGCGCAACTTTGACTTCATTGCTGGCTGGGGTACGGGCCATTTGGATACCTCTGAATGTTTCACAGAACCGAATTTGGAGTTTAAAGCGCGTGGTGGGCAGCTGATCGCTCGATTTGAAGGCACTGTGGCCCTCGAAATCTCGTTCTCGCATGAATTTCTGCCCCCTTTTGCCAGCGAGTTGCCGTATTACGCCGATCCGGATGAAGAGCAAGTGCAGCAGGTCTATTTGAGGTTTTACCTCACCCGAGAGCAATTAAAAACGTTGATCAGTCAGTGGCAACAGGACCTGGCACCCTTTCCAGAGCGTTATTCCCTGGATAACTGA
- a CDS encoding IS4 family transposase has protein sequence MLHPRHQPLFDLLRPYLPLDPRKLHVFTALILSMIQARTVVLYQLVPHLQLSGTPDSRYKRLKRFVQSDLSDLLVARLILRYLNPGKIYLVIDRTHWQLGQHHVNVLLISVVWHSFAFTLCWTVLDHAGNSSQQHCIQLLKRLLPLLDNFTIGGLLADREFIGQEWFQFLAAQRIPPFIRLKADTRVNDQPVWSCFKKMSPLKVRYWHLPMKLYGVRFRVMATKSYKGEMLYLAYSGRGDQALKWYAKRWNAENLHAVLKSRGFKLEASGLYHPQRVAVLLTCVTLAFVWCCLTGERAERQKPSQTLKYGYPAKSLFRRGLDLLQEDFLQRSRIPDPGGLHVFEVLH, from the coding sequence GTGCTGCATCCTCGTCATCAACCTCTGTTTGACCTCCTCAGGCCCTATCTCCCCCTGGATCCCCGCAAACTCCATGTTTTCACCGCCCTGATTTTGAGCATGATCCAGGCCAGAACGGTCGTACTCTATCAATTGGTGCCCCATCTGCAACTGTCTGGCACCCCAGACAGTCGCTACAAACGTCTCAAACGCTTTGTTCAGAGTGACCTCTCTGACCTTCTGGTGGCTCGTTTGATCCTTCGCTACCTGAACCCCGGCAAGATTTACCTTGTTATTGACCGCACACACTGGCAACTGGGACAACACCACGTCAACGTGCTGCTGATCAGTGTAGTTTGGCACTCCTTTGCTTTTACATTGTGCTGGACGGTTCTGGATCATGCGGGCAATAGCAGCCAACAGCACTGCATCCAATTGCTGAAACGCCTGCTGCCCCTCCTGGACAATTTCACTATCGGAGGGCTCCTTGCAGATCGTGAATTTATTGGACAGGAGTGGTTTCAGTTTCTGGCAGCGCAAAGAATTCCTCCTTTTATTCGGCTGAAAGCGGACACGCGGGTGAACGATCAGCCCGTATGGAGTTGTTTCAAAAAGATGTCCCCGTTGAAAGTGCGGTATTGGCACCTTCCCATGAAGCTTTATGGGGTCCGGTTCCGGGTGATGGCCACCAAGTCATACAAGGGTGAGATGCTCTACCTGGCTTATTCTGGCCGGGGGGATCAGGCTCTGAAGTGGTATGCAAAACGTTGGAATGCAGAAAATTTGCATGCAGTACTGAAATCAAGGGGCTTTAAACTGGAAGCGTCCGGCCTTTACCACCCCCAACGGGTGGCCGTCTTACTGACCTGTGTCACGCTGGCTTTTGTCTGGTGCTGCTTAACAGGCGAGAGGGCGGAGCGTCAGAAGCCTTCACAAACCCTCAAGTATGGGTATCCTGCCAAGAGCCTGTTCCGGCGTGGACTGGACCTTCTCCAGGAAGATTTTCTTCAAAGAAGCCGAATACCAGATCCTGGAGGATTACATGTTTTTGAGGTGCTACACTGA
- a CDS encoding helix-turn-helix domain-containing protein has protein sequence MTQTHDILTTWTQFSQMAGRLLEPIQNEQHHQEVEAFLDDLTDQMNTPDDPRFVGLFRLLAHNLHVWEEQHVVIEDTSPHLHLKALMEERGLKQVDLGHIIPQSNLSKILKGEREISKEVAKELARFFKVDVALFI, from the coding sequence ATGACCCAGACCCATGACATCCTCACCACCTGGACCCAGTTCAGCCAGATGGCTGGACGCCTGCTGGAACCCATCCAGAACGAGCAGCACCATCAGGAAGTGGAAGCTTTCCTGGACGACCTCACCGACCAGATGAACACCCCCGACGACCCCCGCTTTGTTGGCCTGTTTCGTCTGCTGGCCCACAACCTGCACGTCTGGGAAGAGCAGCATGTGGTCATCGAGGACACCAGCCCTCACCTGCACCTGAAGGCCCTGATGGAAGAACGCGGCCTCAAGCAGGTGGACCTCGGGCACATCATTCCCCAGTCCAACCTCAGCAAGATCCTCAAAGGTGAACGGGAGATCAGCAAAGAGGTGGCCAAGGAACTGGCCCGATTCTTCAAGGTGGATGTGGCCCTGTTCATCTGA